In Populus nigra chromosome 1, ddPopNigr1.1, whole genome shotgun sequence, one genomic interval encodes:
- the LOC133680920 gene encoding sister chromatid cohesion protein PDS5 homolog D-like isoform X4 translates to MPYSETELQERLKEAGKSLLNPPSSVDDLLDLLDKLERFLANVEQAPPRSMQDALLPTMKALISSALLRHSDEDVRFAVASCTSEITRITAPDAPYNDDQMKEIFQLTVASFEKLSQTSGHCYTKAVSILENVARVRSCLVMLDLELDELIIEMFQHFLKFIRSNHPKTVILAMETIMTLVIDESEEISAELLTLLLASVKKQNQYLTLWFQSVSPIAWELGERVITNSAAKLKPYLKEAVQSTGILLDEYAPVVASIFQDDSCTLEGDYSNRSGEHLGEIFEGKDVILKSKASKGTASTRNARTVKKDNASKMLDPCSLTEHSKSTDAQDKAKPKVRLEKEPKTVPSKRGWKPNSLMNPEEGYDPWFNTGRKTTKLPREKRHDKGTDVLPSETPVSKKVALSLKHLSVTKPTGVTPKTGQISGSSSLSPQQRISAGSHPKSSRPKKKGISMNEDADPSPLSLSKSESLSAQVEEKAPEPDDIIWRKRSKETSDSEAKKQKHLRQVGLGSKITKKISLSSGHVVSAKKSVVLSEPEKKPHPQSIVIAVRRFNKHSSSVPTDTKKRRSLDGTSDEDVKEAFRDKKVKSLHGEGSYLEETPKTKLKRKRTPRKEVSSETPDLSEQLVGSKIKVWWPMDKRFYEGVVDSYDPIKKKHRVLYADGDEEKLNLKRQRWELIKDDSFPVQEQGIDVPKAATSSDVLQKAKCETKSESRKRSKAVSSSKRSRAANISKTRARRSAYGAVPNEPIIVNKPADHDTSGSDSGSEDDGKKTLGQDSGSEDDGKNTSGPDSGSQDDGENSTVKLKIDNPLTDIKSKQAMPETVNPSDNGSPKAGTEYCSFNSEQTTSVGVTPSKDESSEGDDESHGSDGSNREQQGEVSSNFSPETE, encoded by the exons ATGCCTTACAGTGAGACTGAGCTTCAAGAACGTCTCAAGGAGGCTGGAAAAAGTCTCTTAAACCCTCCATCATCTGTTGATGACCTTCTTGACTTGCTAGAT AAACTTGAGCGTTTCCTTGCAAATGTGGAGCAAGCACCACCAAGATCAATGCAAGATGCTCTTTTGCCTACAATGAAGGCATTAATCTCTAGTGCCCTTTTAAGGCACTCAGACGAAGATGTAAGGTTTGCAGTTGCATCTTGCACGAGTGAGATTACAAGAATAACAGCACCAGATGCTCCTTACAATGATGACCAAATGAAG GAAATTTTTCAATTGACAGTAGcatcttttgaaaaattatccCAAACATCCGGTCATTGTTATACAAAGGCAGTTTCAATTCTTGAGAATGTAGCAAGGGTGAGGTCATGCTTGGTGATGCTGGACCTGGAGTTGGATGAACTAATTATAGAGATGTTCCAACACTTTCTGAAATTCATCAG GTCCAACCATCCAAAAACTGTAATCTTAGCCATGGAAACAATTATGACCCTGGTCATTGATGAAAGTGAAGAAATCTCAGCAGAGCTTCTCACTCTACTTTTAGCGAGTGTAAAAAAGCAAAACCAG TATCTTACACTATGGTTCCAGAGTGTTTCTCCTATAGCATGGGAGCTTGGGGAAAGAGTTATCACTAATAGTGCTGCTAAACTTAAGCCCTATCTCAAGGAAGCAGTGCAGTCTACAGGCATACTTTTGGATGAATATGCTCCAGTAGTTGCTTCTATATTCCAAGATGACTCTTGCACACTCGAAGGTGATTATAGCAATCGTTCTGGGGAACATTTG GGAGAGATTTTTGAAGGCAAGGATGTGATTCTGAAGTCAAAAGCAAGCAAAGGAACCGCTTCAACTAGAAATGCCAGGACTGTCAAAAAGGATAATGCTTCAAAAATGCTAGACCCTTGCTCTCTTACCGAGCATTCTAAAAGCACTGATGCACAGGACAAAGCTAAACCTAAAGTCAGGTTAGAAAAGGAGCCAAAGACCGTTCCAAGTAAAAGGGGCTGGAAACCTAATTCTTTGATGAATCCAGAAGAAGGCTACGATCCTTGGTTTAATACAGGAAGAAAAACTACTAAACTTCCCCGTGAAAAACGTCATGATAAAGGCACTGATGTTTTACCCTCAGAAACTCCAGTTTCCAAGAAGGTAGCTTTGTCATTAAAACATTTGAGTGTGACAAAACCAACAGGAGTTACCCCCAAAACTGGTCAAATCTCAGGGTCTTCTTCCCTATCCCCACAGCAACGGATATCTGCTGGAAGTCATCCTAAAAGCAGCCGACCAAAGAAAAAGGGAATCAGCATGAATGAAGATGCTGATCCAAGTCCTTTATCATTGTCAAAGAGTGAAAGCTTGAGTGCTCAGGTTGAAGAGAAAGCTCCAGAACCTGATGATATTATTTGGAGAAAGCGTTCTAAAGAAACAAGTGACTCAgaagcaaagaaacaaaagcacTTAAGACAAGTTGGACTTGGCTCAAAGATTACTAAGAAGATATCTCTGTCTTCTGGACATGTAGTATCTGCAAAGAAATCAGTTGTCCTAAGTGAACCTGAGAAAAAGCCTCACCCTCAGTCAATTGTGATTGCGGTCAGGAGATTTAATAAGCACAGCTCGTCAGTCCCAACAGACACGAAAAAGAGAAGGTCGTTGGATGGTACATCAGATGAGGATGTTAAGGAAGCATTTAGAGATAAG AAGGTTAAATCATTACATGGGGAAGGAAGTTACCTGGAAGAAACCCcgaaaacaaaactcaagaggaaGCGTACTCCGAGGAAGGAAGTG TCTTCTGAAACTCCTGATCTCAGTGAGCAATTGGTTGGTAGCAAAATAAAGGTTTGGTGGCCAATGGATAAGAG GTTCTATGAAGGAGTTGTTGATTCCTACGACCCCATCAAAAAGAAGCACAGG GTCTTGTATGCTGATGGGGATGAAGAGAAGCTTAATCTCAAAAGGCAGCGGTGGGAACTAATTAAAGATGATAGTTTTCCAGTTCAA GAGCAAGGGATTGATGTTCCAAAAGCTGCTACTTCATCTGACGT ACTGCAAAAGGCCAAATGCGAGACTAAGTCAGAGTCAAGGAAGAGATCAAAGGCTGTTTCATCCTCGAAAAG GAGCAGAGCTGCCAACATTTCCAAAACTAGAGCTAGAAGATCTGCATATGGTGCTGTGCCTAACGAACCAATTATTGTCAACAAACCTGCGGATCATGACACATCTGGGTCAGATAGTGGTTCAGAAGATGATGGGAAAAAGACACTAGGGCAAGATAGCGGTTCAGAAGATGATGGTAAAAACACTTCAGGGCCAGATAGCGGTTCACAAGATGATGGTGAAAATTCTACTGTCAAGTTGAAGATCGACAATCCATTGACTGATATCAAGTCCAAGCAAGCAATGCCAGAGACTGTAAATCCATCTGACAATGGAAGTCCCAAAGCTGGTACCGAGTATTGTAGCTTCAACTCTGAGCAGACAACTTCAGTCGGTGTGACACCATCCAAAGATGAAAGTTCCGAAGGGGATGATGAATCTCACGGCTCGGATGGATCTAATAGGGAACAACAAGGGGAAGTGAGCTCTAACTTTTCACCTGAAACTGAGTAG
- the LOC133680920 gene encoding sister chromatid cohesion protein PDS5 homolog D-like isoform X3, with protein sequence MPYSETELQERLKEAGKSLLNPPSSVDDLLDLLDKLERFLANVEQAPPRSMQDALLPTMKALISSALLRHSDEDVRFAVASCTSEITRITAPDAPYNDDQMKEIFQLTVASFEKLSQTSGHCYTKAVSILENVARVRSCLVMLDLELDELIIEMFQHFLKFIRSNHPKTVILAMETIMTLVIDESEEISAELLTLLLASVKKQNQSVSPIAWELGERVITNSAAKLKPYLKEAVQSTGILLDEYAPVVASIFQDDSCTLEGDYSNRSGEHLGLSPNAACQGEIFEGKDVILKSKASKGTASTRNARTVKKDNASKMLDPCSLTEHSKSTDAQDKAKPKVRLEKEPKTVPSKRGWKPNSLMNPEEGYDPWFNTGRKTTKLPREKRHDKGTDVLPSETPVSKKVALSLKHLSVTKPTGVTPKTGQISGSSSLSPQQRISAGSHPKSSRPKKKGISMNEDADPSPLSLSKSESLSAQVEEKAPEPDDIIWRKRSKETSDSEAKKQKHLRQVGLGSKITKKISLSSGHVVSAKKSVVLSEPEKKPHPQSIVIAVRRFNKHSSSVPTDTKKRRSLDGTSDEDVKEAFRDKKVKSLHGEGSYLEETPKTKLKRKRTPRKEVSSETPDLSEQLVGSKIKVWWPMDKRFYEGVVDSYDPIKKKHRVLYADGDEEKLNLKRQRWELIKDDSFPVQEQGIDVPKAATSSDVLQKAKCETKSESRKRSKAVSSSKRSRAANISKTRARRSAYGAVPNEPIIVNKPADHDTSGSDSGSEDDGKKTLGQDSGSEDDGKNTSGPDSGSQDDGENSTVKLKIDNPLTDIKSKQAMPETVNPSDNGSPKAGTEYCSFNSEQTTSVGVTPSKDESSEGDDESHGSDGSNREQQGEVSSNFSPETE encoded by the exons ATGCCTTACAGTGAGACTGAGCTTCAAGAACGTCTCAAGGAGGCTGGAAAAAGTCTCTTAAACCCTCCATCATCTGTTGATGACCTTCTTGACTTGCTAGAT AAACTTGAGCGTTTCCTTGCAAATGTGGAGCAAGCACCACCAAGATCAATGCAAGATGCTCTTTTGCCTACAATGAAGGCATTAATCTCTAGTGCCCTTTTAAGGCACTCAGACGAAGATGTAAGGTTTGCAGTTGCATCTTGCACGAGTGAGATTACAAGAATAACAGCACCAGATGCTCCTTACAATGATGACCAAATGAAG GAAATTTTTCAATTGACAGTAGcatcttttgaaaaattatccCAAACATCCGGTCATTGTTATACAAAGGCAGTTTCAATTCTTGAGAATGTAGCAAGGGTGAGGTCATGCTTGGTGATGCTGGACCTGGAGTTGGATGAACTAATTATAGAGATGTTCCAACACTTTCTGAAATTCATCAG GTCCAACCATCCAAAAACTGTAATCTTAGCCATGGAAACAATTATGACCCTGGTCATTGATGAAAGTGAAGAAATCTCAGCAGAGCTTCTCACTCTACTTTTAGCGAGTGTAAAAAAGCAAAACCAG AGTGTTTCTCCTATAGCATGGGAGCTTGGGGAAAGAGTTATCACTAATAGTGCTGCTAAACTTAAGCCCTATCTCAAGGAAGCAGTGCAGTCTACAGGCATACTTTTGGATGAATATGCTCCAGTAGTTGCTTCTATATTCCAAGATGACTCTTGCACACTCGAAGGTGATTATAGCAATCGTTCTGGGGAACATTTG GGATTATCACCAAATGCTGCTTGCCAGGGAGAGATTTTTGAAGGCAAGGATGTGATTCTGAAGTCAAAAGCAAGCAAAGGAACCGCTTCAACTAGAAATGCCAGGACTGTCAAAAAGGATAATGCTTCAAAAATGCTAGACCCTTGCTCTCTTACCGAGCATTCTAAAAGCACTGATGCACAGGACAAAGCTAAACCTAAAGTCAGGTTAGAAAAGGAGCCAAAGACCGTTCCAAGTAAAAGGGGCTGGAAACCTAATTCTTTGATGAATCCAGAAGAAGGCTACGATCCTTGGTTTAATACAGGAAGAAAAACTACTAAACTTCCCCGTGAAAAACGTCATGATAAAGGCACTGATGTTTTACCCTCAGAAACTCCAGTTTCCAAGAAGGTAGCTTTGTCATTAAAACATTTGAGTGTGACAAAACCAACAGGAGTTACCCCCAAAACTGGTCAAATCTCAGGGTCTTCTTCCCTATCCCCACAGCAACGGATATCTGCTGGAAGTCATCCTAAAAGCAGCCGACCAAAGAAAAAGGGAATCAGCATGAATGAAGATGCTGATCCAAGTCCTTTATCATTGTCAAAGAGTGAAAGCTTGAGTGCTCAGGTTGAAGAGAAAGCTCCAGAACCTGATGATATTATTTGGAGAAAGCGTTCTAAAGAAACAAGTGACTCAgaagcaaagaaacaaaagcacTTAAGACAAGTTGGACTTGGCTCAAAGATTACTAAGAAGATATCTCTGTCTTCTGGACATGTAGTATCTGCAAAGAAATCAGTTGTCCTAAGTGAACCTGAGAAAAAGCCTCACCCTCAGTCAATTGTGATTGCGGTCAGGAGATTTAATAAGCACAGCTCGTCAGTCCCAACAGACACGAAAAAGAGAAGGTCGTTGGATGGTACATCAGATGAGGATGTTAAGGAAGCATTTAGAGATAAG AAGGTTAAATCATTACATGGGGAAGGAAGTTACCTGGAAGAAACCCcgaaaacaaaactcaagaggaaGCGTACTCCGAGGAAGGAAGTG TCTTCTGAAACTCCTGATCTCAGTGAGCAATTGGTTGGTAGCAAAATAAAGGTTTGGTGGCCAATGGATAAGAG GTTCTATGAAGGAGTTGTTGATTCCTACGACCCCATCAAAAAGAAGCACAGG GTCTTGTATGCTGATGGGGATGAAGAGAAGCTTAATCTCAAAAGGCAGCGGTGGGAACTAATTAAAGATGATAGTTTTCCAGTTCAA GAGCAAGGGATTGATGTTCCAAAAGCTGCTACTTCATCTGACGT ACTGCAAAAGGCCAAATGCGAGACTAAGTCAGAGTCAAGGAAGAGATCAAAGGCTGTTTCATCCTCGAAAAG GAGCAGAGCTGCCAACATTTCCAAAACTAGAGCTAGAAGATCTGCATATGGTGCTGTGCCTAACGAACCAATTATTGTCAACAAACCTGCGGATCATGACACATCTGGGTCAGATAGTGGTTCAGAAGATGATGGGAAAAAGACACTAGGGCAAGATAGCGGTTCAGAAGATGATGGTAAAAACACTTCAGGGCCAGATAGCGGTTCACAAGATGATGGTGAAAATTCTACTGTCAAGTTGAAGATCGACAATCCATTGACTGATATCAAGTCCAAGCAAGCAATGCCAGAGACTGTAAATCCATCTGACAATGGAAGTCCCAAAGCTGGTACCGAGTATTGTAGCTTCAACTCTGAGCAGACAACTTCAGTCGGTGTGACACCATCCAAAGATGAAAGTTCCGAAGGGGATGATGAATCTCACGGCTCGGATGGATCTAATAGGGAACAACAAGGGGAAGTGAGCTCTAACTTTTCACCTGAAACTGAGTAG
- the LOC133680920 gene encoding sister chromatid cohesion protein PDS5 homolog D-like isoform X2: MPYSETELQERLKEAGKSLLNPPSSVDDLLDLLDKLERFLANVEQAPPRSMQDALLPTMKALISSALLRHSDEDVRFAVASCTSEITRITAPDAPYNDDQMKEIFQLTVASFEKLSQTSGHCYTKAVSILENVARVRSCLVMLDLELDELIIEMFQHFLKFIRSNHPKTVILAMETIMTLVIDESEEISAELLTLLLASVKKQNQYLTLWFQSVSPIAWELGERVITNSAAKLKPYLKEAVQSTGILLDEYAPVVASIFQDDSCTLEGDYSNRSGEHLGLSPNAACQGEIFEGKDVILKSKASKGTASTRNARTVKKDNASKMLDPCSLTEHSKSTDAQDKAKPKVRLEKEPKTVPSKRGWKPNSLMNPEEGYDPWFNTGRKTTKLPREKRHDKGTDVLPSETPVSKKVALSLKHLSVTKPTGVTPKTGQISGSSSLSPQQRISAGSHPKSSRPKKKGISMNEDADPSPLSLSKSESLSAQVEEKAPEPDDIIWRKRSKETSDSEAKKQKHLRQVGLGSKITKKISLSSGHVVSAKKSVVLSEPEKKPHPQSIVIAVRRFNKHSSSVPTDTKKRRSLDGTSDEDVKEAFRDKVKSLHGEGSYLEETPKTKLKRKRTPRKEVSSETPDLSEQLVGSKIKVWWPMDKRFYEGVVDSYDPIKKKHRVLYADGDEEKLNLKRQRWELIKDDSFPVQEQGIDVPKAATSSDVLQKAKCETKSESRKRSKAVSSSKRSRAANISKTRARRSAYGAVPNEPIIVNKPADHDTSGSDSGSEDDGKKTLGQDSGSEDDGKNTSGPDSGSQDDGENSTVKLKIDNPLTDIKSKQAMPETVNPSDNGSPKAGTEYCSFNSEQTTSVGVTPSKDESSEGDDESHGSDGSNREQQGEVSSNFSPETE; encoded by the exons ATGCCTTACAGTGAGACTGAGCTTCAAGAACGTCTCAAGGAGGCTGGAAAAAGTCTCTTAAACCCTCCATCATCTGTTGATGACCTTCTTGACTTGCTAGAT AAACTTGAGCGTTTCCTTGCAAATGTGGAGCAAGCACCACCAAGATCAATGCAAGATGCTCTTTTGCCTACAATGAAGGCATTAATCTCTAGTGCCCTTTTAAGGCACTCAGACGAAGATGTAAGGTTTGCAGTTGCATCTTGCACGAGTGAGATTACAAGAATAACAGCACCAGATGCTCCTTACAATGATGACCAAATGAAG GAAATTTTTCAATTGACAGTAGcatcttttgaaaaattatccCAAACATCCGGTCATTGTTATACAAAGGCAGTTTCAATTCTTGAGAATGTAGCAAGGGTGAGGTCATGCTTGGTGATGCTGGACCTGGAGTTGGATGAACTAATTATAGAGATGTTCCAACACTTTCTGAAATTCATCAG GTCCAACCATCCAAAAACTGTAATCTTAGCCATGGAAACAATTATGACCCTGGTCATTGATGAAAGTGAAGAAATCTCAGCAGAGCTTCTCACTCTACTTTTAGCGAGTGTAAAAAAGCAAAACCAG TATCTTACACTATGGTTCCAGAGTGTTTCTCCTATAGCATGGGAGCTTGGGGAAAGAGTTATCACTAATAGTGCTGCTAAACTTAAGCCCTATCTCAAGGAAGCAGTGCAGTCTACAGGCATACTTTTGGATGAATATGCTCCAGTAGTTGCTTCTATATTCCAAGATGACTCTTGCACACTCGAAGGTGATTATAGCAATCGTTCTGGGGAACATTTG GGATTATCACCAAATGCTGCTTGCCAGGGAGAGATTTTTGAAGGCAAGGATGTGATTCTGAAGTCAAAAGCAAGCAAAGGAACCGCTTCAACTAGAAATGCCAGGACTGTCAAAAAGGATAATGCTTCAAAAATGCTAGACCCTTGCTCTCTTACCGAGCATTCTAAAAGCACTGATGCACAGGACAAAGCTAAACCTAAAGTCAGGTTAGAAAAGGAGCCAAAGACCGTTCCAAGTAAAAGGGGCTGGAAACCTAATTCTTTGATGAATCCAGAAGAAGGCTACGATCCTTGGTTTAATACAGGAAGAAAAACTACTAAACTTCCCCGTGAAAAACGTCATGATAAAGGCACTGATGTTTTACCCTCAGAAACTCCAGTTTCCAAGAAGGTAGCTTTGTCATTAAAACATTTGAGTGTGACAAAACCAACAGGAGTTACCCCCAAAACTGGTCAAATCTCAGGGTCTTCTTCCCTATCCCCACAGCAACGGATATCTGCTGGAAGTCATCCTAAAAGCAGCCGACCAAAGAAAAAGGGAATCAGCATGAATGAAGATGCTGATCCAAGTCCTTTATCATTGTCAAAGAGTGAAAGCTTGAGTGCTCAGGTTGAAGAGAAAGCTCCAGAACCTGATGATATTATTTGGAGAAAGCGTTCTAAAGAAACAAGTGACTCAgaagcaaagaaacaaaagcacTTAAGACAAGTTGGACTTGGCTCAAAGATTACTAAGAAGATATCTCTGTCTTCTGGACATGTAGTATCTGCAAAGAAATCAGTTGTCCTAAGTGAACCTGAGAAAAAGCCTCACCCTCAGTCAATTGTGATTGCGGTCAGGAGATTTAATAAGCACAGCTCGTCAGTCCCAACAGACACGAAAAAGAGAAGGTCGTTGGATGGTACATCAGATGAGGATGTTAAGGAAGCATTTAGAGATAAG GTTAAATCATTACATGGGGAAGGAAGTTACCTGGAAGAAACCCcgaaaacaaaactcaagaggaaGCGTACTCCGAGGAAGGAAGTG TCTTCTGAAACTCCTGATCTCAGTGAGCAATTGGTTGGTAGCAAAATAAAGGTTTGGTGGCCAATGGATAAGAG GTTCTATGAAGGAGTTGTTGATTCCTACGACCCCATCAAAAAGAAGCACAGG GTCTTGTATGCTGATGGGGATGAAGAGAAGCTTAATCTCAAAAGGCAGCGGTGGGAACTAATTAAAGATGATAGTTTTCCAGTTCAA GAGCAAGGGATTGATGTTCCAAAAGCTGCTACTTCATCTGACGT ACTGCAAAAGGCCAAATGCGAGACTAAGTCAGAGTCAAGGAAGAGATCAAAGGCTGTTTCATCCTCGAAAAG GAGCAGAGCTGCCAACATTTCCAAAACTAGAGCTAGAAGATCTGCATATGGTGCTGTGCCTAACGAACCAATTATTGTCAACAAACCTGCGGATCATGACACATCTGGGTCAGATAGTGGTTCAGAAGATGATGGGAAAAAGACACTAGGGCAAGATAGCGGTTCAGAAGATGATGGTAAAAACACTTCAGGGCCAGATAGCGGTTCACAAGATGATGGTGAAAATTCTACTGTCAAGTTGAAGATCGACAATCCATTGACTGATATCAAGTCCAAGCAAGCAATGCCAGAGACTGTAAATCCATCTGACAATGGAAGTCCCAAAGCTGGTACCGAGTATTGTAGCTTCAACTCTGAGCAGACAACTTCAGTCGGTGTGACACCATCCAAAGATGAAAGTTCCGAAGGGGATGATGAATCTCACGGCTCGGATGGATCTAATAGGGAACAACAAGGGGAAGTGAGCTCTAACTTTTCACCTGAAACTGAGTAG
- the LOC133680920 gene encoding sister chromatid cohesion protein PDS5 homolog D-like isoform X1 has product MPYSETELQERLKEAGKSLLNPPSSVDDLLDLLDKLERFLANVEQAPPRSMQDALLPTMKALISSALLRHSDEDVRFAVASCTSEITRITAPDAPYNDDQMKEIFQLTVASFEKLSQTSGHCYTKAVSILENVARVRSCLVMLDLELDELIIEMFQHFLKFIRSNHPKTVILAMETIMTLVIDESEEISAELLTLLLASVKKQNQYLTLWFQSVSPIAWELGERVITNSAAKLKPYLKEAVQSTGILLDEYAPVVASIFQDDSCTLEGDYSNRSGEHLGLSPNAACQGEIFEGKDVILKSKASKGTASTRNARTVKKDNASKMLDPCSLTEHSKSTDAQDKAKPKVRLEKEPKTVPSKRGWKPNSLMNPEEGYDPWFNTGRKTTKLPREKRHDKGTDVLPSETPVSKKVALSLKHLSVTKPTGVTPKTGQISGSSSLSPQQRISAGSHPKSSRPKKKGISMNEDADPSPLSLSKSESLSAQVEEKAPEPDDIIWRKRSKETSDSEAKKQKHLRQVGLGSKITKKISLSSGHVVSAKKSVVLSEPEKKPHPQSIVIAVRRFNKHSSSVPTDTKKRRSLDGTSDEDVKEAFRDKKVKSLHGEGSYLEETPKTKLKRKRTPRKEVSSETPDLSEQLVGSKIKVWWPMDKRFYEGVVDSYDPIKKKHRVLYADGDEEKLNLKRQRWELIKDDSFPVQEQGIDVPKAATSSDVLQKAKCETKSESRKRSKAVSSSKRSRAANISKTRARRSAYGAVPNEPIIVNKPADHDTSGSDSGSEDDGKKTLGQDSGSEDDGKNTSGPDSGSQDDGENSTVKLKIDNPLTDIKSKQAMPETVNPSDNGSPKAGTEYCSFNSEQTTSVGVTPSKDESSEGDDESHGSDGSNREQQGEVSSNFSPETE; this is encoded by the exons ATGCCTTACAGTGAGACTGAGCTTCAAGAACGTCTCAAGGAGGCTGGAAAAAGTCTCTTAAACCCTCCATCATCTGTTGATGACCTTCTTGACTTGCTAGAT AAACTTGAGCGTTTCCTTGCAAATGTGGAGCAAGCACCACCAAGATCAATGCAAGATGCTCTTTTGCCTACAATGAAGGCATTAATCTCTAGTGCCCTTTTAAGGCACTCAGACGAAGATGTAAGGTTTGCAGTTGCATCTTGCACGAGTGAGATTACAAGAATAACAGCACCAGATGCTCCTTACAATGATGACCAAATGAAG GAAATTTTTCAATTGACAGTAGcatcttttgaaaaattatccCAAACATCCGGTCATTGTTATACAAAGGCAGTTTCAATTCTTGAGAATGTAGCAAGGGTGAGGTCATGCTTGGTGATGCTGGACCTGGAGTTGGATGAACTAATTATAGAGATGTTCCAACACTTTCTGAAATTCATCAG GTCCAACCATCCAAAAACTGTAATCTTAGCCATGGAAACAATTATGACCCTGGTCATTGATGAAAGTGAAGAAATCTCAGCAGAGCTTCTCACTCTACTTTTAGCGAGTGTAAAAAAGCAAAACCAG TATCTTACACTATGGTTCCAGAGTGTTTCTCCTATAGCATGGGAGCTTGGGGAAAGAGTTATCACTAATAGTGCTGCTAAACTTAAGCCCTATCTCAAGGAAGCAGTGCAGTCTACAGGCATACTTTTGGATGAATATGCTCCAGTAGTTGCTTCTATATTCCAAGATGACTCTTGCACACTCGAAGGTGATTATAGCAATCGTTCTGGGGAACATTTG GGATTATCACCAAATGCTGCTTGCCAGGGAGAGATTTTTGAAGGCAAGGATGTGATTCTGAAGTCAAAAGCAAGCAAAGGAACCGCTTCAACTAGAAATGCCAGGACTGTCAAAAAGGATAATGCTTCAAAAATGCTAGACCCTTGCTCTCTTACCGAGCATTCTAAAAGCACTGATGCACAGGACAAAGCTAAACCTAAAGTCAGGTTAGAAAAGGAGCCAAAGACCGTTCCAAGTAAAAGGGGCTGGAAACCTAATTCTTTGATGAATCCAGAAGAAGGCTACGATCCTTGGTTTAATACAGGAAGAAAAACTACTAAACTTCCCCGTGAAAAACGTCATGATAAAGGCACTGATGTTTTACCCTCAGAAACTCCAGTTTCCAAGAAGGTAGCTTTGTCATTAAAACATTTGAGTGTGACAAAACCAACAGGAGTTACCCCCAAAACTGGTCAAATCTCAGGGTCTTCTTCCCTATCCCCACAGCAACGGATATCTGCTGGAAGTCATCCTAAAAGCAGCCGACCAAAGAAAAAGGGAATCAGCATGAATGAAGATGCTGATCCAAGTCCTTTATCATTGTCAAAGAGTGAAAGCTTGAGTGCTCAGGTTGAAGAGAAAGCTCCAGAACCTGATGATATTATTTGGAGAAAGCGTTCTAAAGAAACAAGTGACTCAgaagcaaagaaacaaaagcacTTAAGACAAGTTGGACTTGGCTCAAAGATTACTAAGAAGATATCTCTGTCTTCTGGACATGTAGTATCTGCAAAGAAATCAGTTGTCCTAAGTGAACCTGAGAAAAAGCCTCACCCTCAGTCAATTGTGATTGCGGTCAGGAGATTTAATAAGCACAGCTCGTCAGTCCCAACAGACACGAAAAAGAGAAGGTCGTTGGATGGTACATCAGATGAGGATGTTAAGGAAGCATTTAGAGATAAG AAGGTTAAATCATTACATGGGGAAGGAAGTTACCTGGAAGAAACCCcgaaaacaaaactcaagaggaaGCGTACTCCGAGGAAGGAAGTG TCTTCTGAAACTCCTGATCTCAGTGAGCAATTGGTTGGTAGCAAAATAAAGGTTTGGTGGCCAATGGATAAGAG GTTCTATGAAGGAGTTGTTGATTCCTACGACCCCATCAAAAAGAAGCACAGG GTCTTGTATGCTGATGGGGATGAAGAGAAGCTTAATCTCAAAAGGCAGCGGTGGGAACTAATTAAAGATGATAGTTTTCCAGTTCAA GAGCAAGGGATTGATGTTCCAAAAGCTGCTACTTCATCTGACGT ACTGCAAAAGGCCAAATGCGAGACTAAGTCAGAGTCAAGGAAGAGATCAAAGGCTGTTTCATCCTCGAAAAG GAGCAGAGCTGCCAACATTTCCAAAACTAGAGCTAGAAGATCTGCATATGGTGCTGTGCCTAACGAACCAATTATTGTCAACAAACCTGCGGATCATGACACATCTGGGTCAGATAGTGGTTCAGAAGATGATGGGAAAAAGACACTAGGGCAAGATAGCGGTTCAGAAGATGATGGTAAAAACACTTCAGGGCCAGATAGCGGTTCACAAGATGATGGTGAAAATTCTACTGTCAAGTTGAAGATCGACAATCCATTGACTGATATCAAGTCCAAGCAAGCAATGCCAGAGACTGTAAATCCATCTGACAATGGAAGTCCCAAAGCTGGTACCGAGTATTGTAGCTTCAACTCTGAGCAGACAACTTCAGTCGGTGTGACACCATCCAAAGATGAAAGTTCCGAAGGGGATGATGAATCTCACGGCTCGGATGGATCTAATAGGGAACAACAAGGGGAAGTGAGCTCTAACTTTTCACCTGAAACTGAGTAG